A genomic region of Alligator mississippiensis isolate rAllMis1 chromosome 4, rAllMis1, whole genome shotgun sequence contains the following coding sequences:
- the HIGD1B gene encoding HIG1 domain family member 1B, translated as MSKSKSQWAPEHEDTAYTKLLQKARESPFVPVGLGSFVTVVAYGLYLLKGRGKMKMSLHLIHTRMAAQACVVGAITLGTTYTMYKDYMLKPSTDRAQK; from the exons ATGTCAAAAAGCAAAAGCCAGTGGGCCCCTGAGCACGAAGACACTGCTTACACGAAGCTCCTACAGAAGGCACGTGAATCCCCCTTTGTGCCTGTTG GTCTAGGAAGCTTTGTCACGGTGGTAGCTTATGGACTCTACCTGCTGAAGGGTAGGGGGAAGATGAAGATGTCTTTGCACCTGATCCACACTCGGATGGCTGCCCAGGCCTGTGTGGTTGGGGCCATCACTCTGG GCACAACCTATACCATGTACAAAGACTACATGCTGAAGCCGTCCACAGACAGAGCCCAGAAATAA